tatttaataaaagaaaaaacatgattcaattatgaaatgaaagattctctcatcttttcatgctcccaatgcacttgagcatagcctcttgtctctaaaaagagattgagggctatctcctttggtcatgggaagaggaagaagagaaaaaagaaaatagcaagactatattgaagaaatgaaataacaataacaacaaaaatatatttattaaggaaaagaacaacaacaacaagaatatattgaagaaaacaaagagcaagaagatattaataaagagaaagaacaagaataacaagaatacttgaaagagcattatttaatcataaaataaaatatcatctcatcttctcatgctcccagtgcacttgagcataacctcttgtctctaaaaagaggttgagtactatctcttttggtcatggggagatgaagatgaaaaaagaaaatgaaaacaacaacaagactatgtttaagaaaaaaaataacataataataagaatattaatgaaaagaaagaagagagaaatgagagggatgaagattacatacctttaatgaaaaatgacctaaggaagatgaacacattcacttgaagatccccttttgaatgaagctccaagaatGTTGTAGCTTgttctaagttggagaaggaaatggagagaggaagagggagagagagagagagagagctcaagagaaactctaagttttcaagtgagaatacactaaaGTTTCAACCAAAGATCAATCTTGCCCAAGATAGAGGATATGAGAGGTATTTATataggattttggagccaaaactcaaaatttaaatttttttttacctaaaaACACTAAAATTACCTTCCAAAAGTagatttttttggtcaaaaggaagagcaaatgggtcttgtctacctaaaaagactaaaattaccctctaaaaagaggtttttttggtcaaaaggaagggcaaatgagtcttgtccacccaaaaagactaaaattactctttaaaaggaggttttttttgtcaaaagaaagggcaaatgagtcttgtccacccaaaaagactaaagttaccctctaaaaggacgtttttttgtcaaaagaaagggtaaATGGGTCTTTTCCATCCagaaagactaaaattaccttctaaaaggagtttttttgtcaaaagaaagggcaaatgggtcttgtcaactcaaaaagactaaacttaccctctaaaaagagtttttttgatgaaaagaaaaaacaaattagccttgtccaccaaaaaagactaaagttaccttctaaaaggaggttttttggtaaaaaagaaggacaaattagtcttgtccacccaaaaagactaaaattatcctctaaaaggaggttttttggtcaaaagaaagggcaaattagtcttaaatgattgatttggatctggacttgggttttggatctgaaagtagtattttggatttaatttggatctgaaagttgtattttggatttaatttggatctgaaagttgtattttggatttaatttggatctaagagttgtattttggatttgaatcttgtacCTAAATTTGAATtgcgcacttggataaaacatcatagtcttttagaaaaatttagaGTGATTATACGCACATGCTTGGTCTCATACAGTAGCAAACCAGATATTACTTTTCATGTTTGGAAAgacacaaatatttgaaggtgATAATGTAAAAACAAAGTTATTTTGCAGGGCCGGCGTGGTTGAATTGCCTTCACCGGACCACGTGGTTCTCCGCTGGTCTCACGGTCGGCCCACTTTTTCACTCATTCTCAATCGATTTAATGCGGCAAATCAGCGTCGGCAGCACATGCAGATGGTGCTCAATCAAAAGACTGGCGTGTGGAGCTGAATTTACCCCAACCATTCAATTAAATGGCTCTCCATTTTTCATAGATTCCTTCCACTTTGGAGCATCACggtcctcaaaattttttgaaacacGTGgttttatataataataaaaatttaaaaaaagagatagattcattaaaaaatatataataataataataataataataataaagtgaATTAAACTGAGAaactatatgtatatactatagCCATACCCTTACCAGCAGCACCTCGTTTTAGCTTAAAATTTAGtgattaaaaaacttgttttgataATATAGGTTTTTAACACAAACTTAGTGTTTTGATGAAATAGGTTGTTCATTAAAACTTAAATGTATGTTATTCATTAATGTCGTCTAAAATTTGGGGTAAATTGTAGTAGACATATAACATAATTGTGGTGCCGTTTGAAGTTTATGGAATGCGACAGCCGACAAGTACCGTCAGTGCGTGGACTTACTTGCCACACATGGATTTCTTGTTGTCTTATATATATTGACGACAAAGTGCCGTCAGTCTATGGACTTACTTCACACATGCATGAAGCTGGAAGTCGCGATGAATGCAAATGAAGGCGCGGTAAAATCAGATGGAAAGTAAATGAGCGTCAACTCATTCCAAGTACTGCTTCACCTTTTTTCTGTTCTTACTCACCGTTAACGTATTGGTGGTGTCTAAATGTCGCCATCTTAGAACAGACCGACTGAGCATTCAATCGGCTACCTGTCGATTCGAGTTCAGGCTCACATCTGAACATTGGGTGCTGGATGTTGGTAGTAGGATGCCACATAGTTAACTACCAAAAAGCATGTTGGTAGAAACTTTTTTGTGGCGAAgtattccaaaatttttttgctagttccacaaattttgtgtttggttTTGCTTAGAGATGTTAACGTATTAGATTGGAATCATATATGCTTTTAactatatccatttttttggacattcatatatttaaacttttcaaatctgaatctgaaatatgATTTCATGATGAGAATCTAAtctgaaatttttatattatatatacctGAATTCTAAATCAAATTgggttgattttcaaaatatacaagcattagatataagatattttttaaaataaatctaatctaaatTTATATCAAACTCttattagatatttatgtatatctgaatccaattacaTGTTATCtcttaaatttgatttaatttcttaatcagcAAACAGTAATGAAAAGATGACAAGTATCCATGTCTTTCCAATGTGATTAGTTTGACTTTGTATCATAGCCACATAAAAAAGTACTATTTACAAAAATTAcatttaaacattaaaaagtGGTCAGCCAAATAAAACggcaaaaaacatgttttactcgtgttttttttttcctttttcctgatCGTGTTTTCTGCAGTTTCtagttacctttttttttttaatttccacattttatagttttatttttaagattttgaccacctttctttttctcactaAAAGAATAATTGTTTTAAAgtttaccaatttttttttcattttttctattgaaaacaactttatattttatattcccACAAAACCTCACTATTTAAAACTCAAAACTGATATTTCTGGTTATGCTTTATAATCATCAAAACATTGACAACATTTTTTTGGGGGATGCCCTCAGTTGCCAGAATCAAGACGACAACAAGTActattacaaatatatatatatatatatatatatatatatatataaagtccaAGTTTTTTGGGGCTGGCACTCATGTGATATTGTAGGTTATATTGATCGAACGTTCATGGATAGACTTTGGTAAGATGATGGCAGCTGTCCTTTAAGTTTACAGTATTTTTTATGGTTTCATCATTTAGAAGATCAGACAGAAGGTATTTTTGAGCATTTTTACCGTTTTGCCTTTAATGGGAAGCCTATTTTGTGGAGGTAGACTTGCATGACCACTCCTTTAATTTTGgggtatttttgaattttttttgtaaaaaaaatgtacagtttataattttttatttttctcataacCCCCTTTGTCATCATAGGAAACATCTTTTGTATTTTGAATGAGGGTATTTTAGTAATTATACACCTCCgtgcctctctttttttttttggttaaaggTGTGTGCACATAGCCAGTTTCTTATATTGTGCTGCTTATCAACTTGTACGACAAATCGGGTTGCAGGCAAACTCCTGTGCATGCCAAATTACACACTGAATAATACACACTCAAGGAAAGAAAGTAGGGTTAGCTATTTTCgaaattgttttgtttttcattttaaagttttaacttttgtTGTAACGTTTTTTTATCCTCCTAACAAGCTTGTTTTTCACTTAAATGAAGTTATTTTGGTAATTACAGTGCACAATTTTTTATGAGCACGGGTGTGCACATAACCATCTGTTTTGGGGCATTACATCCGTTTCCAGAGTTTTACCTTTTGGCTTGTCGTATAATCCCACATTTAAGAGTTTGAGACGTACATTGATGAGAAATGTACAAGCTTGAACTTACTTTATCTTGAATAATGTTTCTCATGGGCCTTGTTTGTTTGTGAATTTTTTCTGGGAGtgtaaataaaaattgaaagcaAAGCTGCTTCGAATCTGCCACGCTTGGCGCTTGAGAAACatcagagagacagagagggagagtctgTCTAAACCAACTTGATAGCAGCTCTTCATGTAAATGGTGATGAACCGTTATCATCCTTCGTCCAATCCCCAAGAAATGAATCACAGAAAAAGTCGTCGAGTTCAGCATCGAGGAACCaatctcctcttcctcctcctagTGCAAACTCGTCTTCTCCAGGCAGCGATGGCAGACTGGAGCTTGACGGCTCTGCAGCAATTGGTAACTGGTCGGCCATCTTCGCGCCGTCCAGCGGCTGCGAAGAGCTGGGAGGGATGAGCCTTCGCTGGTCCATTGGTGAATACATCTCGCGCAGCAACTCACGCATTCTCATGGATACTCTATGAGCTTGCGGCCTGTAGACGACCGTGCGAGGTGGAGGGGCTGCTGGGAGCTCGGGGGCAGCTGGTTTGGCCGAAACCCTTTTGGCCAAGTAAGAGTTCCAGTAGTTCTTGACGCCATTGGCTGTCCTCCCGGGCATCCTTCCCGCAATCAGTGACCATCTTTGTGTGAAGTTCGAGCGTTATAATTTGTTAGCCACAATAAATGAAACGTTTAAGAAACGTTTAGGTTGTCTTTGATGGCCTCGGTTTTCAAATCTGAAACTGTATAAAAAAGAGTGTTTGAGAGATCCTCAATCTGTTTAAATTGAGCTATTTCAAAATCCCAGCTATATGTTACAAATAAGTATTTAAGGTTCGATAAGAGAgtccgatcttaaattcatgaatctgAAGACCCGTGAAACAAAcacaattaaagaaaaataagtagGCTTGGGTGCCGGAATTGAGCGGTGAAGAGATTGGCCGTTCACCAtcgttaatttttttaaaggaaatgtTACACACGATTACATACAGAATATTCTATGGCAGTGGATgaagaaaaccaaattttttcaatgtcCAGATTAAATTTTATGCCTTGACAAACTTTCGACTGTTAagttttaaatattgaattaaGCCCGACACACATACGACGATTTGTATCTTTTCTCGGTCTtataattttaaacattttgtaTGTATCGgtatatttgttttaaatttagAAGCATCCAGGAAAATGCCACAACGTCCGGACAGCTAGAATTATTTCCT
Above is a window of Nymphaea colorata isolate Beijing-Zhang1983 chromosome 8, ASM883128v2, whole genome shotgun sequence DNA encoding:
- the LOC116258373 gene encoding transcription factor MYB114-like encodes the protein MASAAVRSSAAARKDTRRGAWSKEEDCLLRKYVEKYGEGKWHLVPQRAGLKRCRRSCRQRWLNYLSPNIKRGPFSTDEEDLIIRMQLLLGNRWSLIAGRMPGRTANGVKNYWNSYLAKRVSAKPAAPELPAAPPPRTVVYRPQAHRVSMRMRELLREMYSPMDQRRLIPPSSSQPLDGAKMADQLPIAAEPSSSSLPSLPGEDEFALGGGRGDWFLDAELDDFFCDSFLGDWTKDDNGSSPFT